A stretch of Brassica napus cultivar Da-Ae chromosome C6, Da-Ae, whole genome shotgun sequence DNA encodes these proteins:
- the LOC106445610 gene encoding trihelix transcription factor GTL1 isoform X1 — MSCGFKSGLVNLEMEQGAGGGNEVVEEASPISSRPPANMEELMRFSAAADEGGGLGGGGSSASSSSGNRWPREETLALLRIRSEMDSTFRDATLKAPLWEHVSRKLLELGYKRSAKKCKEKFENVQKYYKRTKETRGGRHDGKAYKFFSQLEALNTTPPSSSLDATPLSVANPIQPPPSSSQFPVFPLPQTLPHSVSFTPNVAPPPPAPMGPTFPGVTFSSHSSSTASGMGSDDDDDEEDIMDVDQAGPSSRKRKRGNRGGGKMMELFDGLVRQVMQKQASMQRSFLEALEKREQERLHREEAWKRQEMSRLAREHEIMSQERAASASRDAAIISMIQKITGHTIQLAPSFSSQPSPPPRQPPPAAKRPSSQPVEPPQLQPIMAIPQQQVLPPPPQPPPQQEVTMSSDQSSPSSSRWPKAEILALINLRSGMEPRYQDNVPKGLLWEEISSSMKRMGYNRNAKRCKEKWENINKYYKKVKESNKERPQDAKTCPYFHRLDLLYRNKVLGSGGSSSASALPHQDQISTVQKQSPVSAVKPPQGVVTVGSASSEGEEPREESPQETEKPEDLVMKELMQHQKQDSMISEYEKIEESHNYNNMEEEEMDEELDEDEKSAAYEVAFQSPANRGGNGHTEPPFLTMVQ, encoded by the exons ATGAGTTGTGGATTCAAATCAGGACTGGTGAATCTAGAGATGGAGCAAGGAGCTGGAGGAGGTAATGAAGTGGTGGAGGAAGCTTCACCAATCAGCTCAAGACCCCCGGCTAATATGGAAGAGCTAATGAGATTCTCAGCGGCGGCGGATGAAGGTGGAGGGTTGGGAGGAGGAGGAAGCTCGGCTTCTTCGTCGTCGGGGAACAGATGGCCGAGAGAAGAAACGCTTGCGCTTCTCAGGATCCGATCTGAAATGGATTCTACTTTCCGTGACGCCACTCTCAAAGCCCCTCTTTGGGAACACGTTTCcag GAAGCTGTTGGAGCTAGGCTACAAACGCAGTGCTAAGAAATGCAAAGAGAAATTCGAAAACGTTCAGAAATACTACAAACGCACTAAAGAAACGCGCGGTGGTCGGCATGACGGTAAAGCTTACAAGTTCTTCTCTCAGCTCGAAGCTCTCAACACTACTcctccttcctcttctctcGACGCCACTCCTCTCTCCGTCGCCAATCCCATCCAACCgcctccttcttcatctcagtTCCCAGTCTTCCCTCTACCGCAGACCCTACCGCACAGTGTCTCTTTTACACCCAATgtagctcctcctcctcctgctcCAATGGGTCCCACCTTTCCCGGAGTGACCTTCTCGTCTCACAGCTCATCGACGGCTTCAGGAATGGGGTCTGATGAtgacgacgacgaagaagataTAATGGACGTGGATCAGGCGGGTCCCAGCAGCCGCAAACGCAAACGTGGTAACCGGGGAGGCGGCAAGATGATGGAATTATTTGATGGTTTGGTGAGGCAAGTGATGCAGAAGCAAGCGTCTATGCAAAGGAGCTTTCTTGAAGCCCTTGAGAAGAGAGAACAAGAGCGTCTCCATCGTGAAGAAGCTTGGAAACGCCAAGAGATGTCTCGTTTAGCTCGGGAACACGAGATCATGTCTCAAGAACGAGCCGCTTCTGCTTCTCGCGACGCCGCAATCATCTCAATGATTCAGAAAATCACTGGCCACACTATCCAGTTAGCTCCTTCTTTCTCATCACAACCGTCTCCTCCGCCGCGTCAACCGCCACCCGCAGCTAAACGCCCTTCATCACAACCTGTAGAACCACCTCAACTACAACCAATAATGGCCATTCCACAACAACAggttcttcctcctcctcctcaaccACCACCACAACAAGAGGTGACCATGAGCTCTGATCAATCGTCGCCCTCGTCATCGCGGTGGCCAAAGGCGGAGATTCTTGCGCTTATAAACTTGAGAAGCGGAATGGAACCAAGGTACCAAGACAATGTCCCTAAAGGACTTTTATGGGAAGAGATCTCATCTTCCATGAAGAGAATGGGATACAACAGAAACGCAAAGAGATGCAAAGAGAAATgggaaaacataaacaaatactACAAGAAAGTTAAAGAAAGCAACAAGGAACGTCCTCAAGATGCCAAGACCTGTCCTTACTTTCACCGCCTCGATCTTCTTTACCGCAACAAAGTCCTTGGAAGCGGTGGCAGTTCTAGCGCTTCTGCTCTACCTCATCAAGACCAAATATCAACGGTACAAAAGCAGAGTCCGGTCTCTGCAGTGAAGCCCCCACAAGGAGTTGTTACCGTCGGGTCAGCTTCAAGTGAGGGAGAAGAACCTAGAGAGGAAAGTCCGCAAGAAACAGAGAAG CCAGAAGACCTTGTGATGAAAGAGCTGATGCAACACCAAAAACAAGATTCAATGATAAGTGAGTATGAAAAAATTGAGGAGTCTCACAATTATAATAACATggaagaagaggagatggatgAAGAACTAGACGAGGATGAGAAATCTGCGGCTTATGAGGTTGCATTTCAGAGCCCTGCAAACAGAGGAGGCAATGGCCACACCGAGCCACCTTTCTTGACAATGGTTCAGTAA
- the LOC106445610 gene encoding trihelix transcription factor GTL1 isoform X2 produces the protein MSCGFKSGLVNLEMEQGAGGGNEVVEEASPISSRPPANMEELMRFSAAADEGGGLGGGGSSASSSSGNRWPREETLALLRIRSEMDSTFRDATLKAPLWEHVSRKLLELGYKRSAKKCKEKFENVQKYYKRTKETRGGRHDGKAYKFFSQLEALNTTPPSSSLDATPLSVANPIQPPPSSSQFPVFPLPQTLPHSVSFTPNVAPPPPAPMGPTFPGVTFSSHSSSTASGMGSDDDDDEEDIMDVDQAGPSSRKRKRGNRGGGKMMELFDGLVRQVMQKQASMQRSFLEALEKREQERLHREEAWKRQEMSRLAREHEIMSQERAASASRDAAIISMIQKITGHTIQLAPSFSSQPSPPPRQPPPAAKRPSSQPVEPPQLQPIMAIPQQQVLPPPPQPPPQQEVTMSSDQSSPSSSRWPKAEILALINLRSGMEPRYQDNVPKGLLWEEISSSMKRMGYNRNAKRCKEKWENINKYYKKVKESNKERPQDAKTCPYFHRLDLLYRNKVLGSGGSSSASALPHQDQISTVQKQSPVSAVKPPQGVVTVGSASSEGEEPREESPQETEKKTL, from the exons ATGAGTTGTGGATTCAAATCAGGACTGGTGAATCTAGAGATGGAGCAAGGAGCTGGAGGAGGTAATGAAGTGGTGGAGGAAGCTTCACCAATCAGCTCAAGACCCCCGGCTAATATGGAAGAGCTAATGAGATTCTCAGCGGCGGCGGATGAAGGTGGAGGGTTGGGAGGAGGAGGAAGCTCGGCTTCTTCGTCGTCGGGGAACAGATGGCCGAGAGAAGAAACGCTTGCGCTTCTCAGGATCCGATCTGAAATGGATTCTACTTTCCGTGACGCCACTCTCAAAGCCCCTCTTTGGGAACACGTTTCcag GAAGCTGTTGGAGCTAGGCTACAAACGCAGTGCTAAGAAATGCAAAGAGAAATTCGAAAACGTTCAGAAATACTACAAACGCACTAAAGAAACGCGCGGTGGTCGGCATGACGGTAAAGCTTACAAGTTCTTCTCTCAGCTCGAAGCTCTCAACACTACTcctccttcctcttctctcGACGCCACTCCTCTCTCCGTCGCCAATCCCATCCAACCgcctccttcttcatctcagtTCCCAGTCTTCCCTCTACCGCAGACCCTACCGCACAGTGTCTCTTTTACACCCAATgtagctcctcctcctcctgctcCAATGGGTCCCACCTTTCCCGGAGTGACCTTCTCGTCTCACAGCTCATCGACGGCTTCAGGAATGGGGTCTGATGAtgacgacgacgaagaagataTAATGGACGTGGATCAGGCGGGTCCCAGCAGCCGCAAACGCAAACGTGGTAACCGGGGAGGCGGCAAGATGATGGAATTATTTGATGGTTTGGTGAGGCAAGTGATGCAGAAGCAAGCGTCTATGCAAAGGAGCTTTCTTGAAGCCCTTGAGAAGAGAGAACAAGAGCGTCTCCATCGTGAAGAAGCTTGGAAACGCCAAGAGATGTCTCGTTTAGCTCGGGAACACGAGATCATGTCTCAAGAACGAGCCGCTTCTGCTTCTCGCGACGCCGCAATCATCTCAATGATTCAGAAAATCACTGGCCACACTATCCAGTTAGCTCCTTCTTTCTCATCACAACCGTCTCCTCCGCCGCGTCAACCGCCACCCGCAGCTAAACGCCCTTCATCACAACCTGTAGAACCACCTCAACTACAACCAATAATGGCCATTCCACAACAACAggttcttcctcctcctcctcaaccACCACCACAACAAGAGGTGACCATGAGCTCTGATCAATCGTCGCCCTCGTCATCGCGGTGGCCAAAGGCGGAGATTCTTGCGCTTATAAACTTGAGAAGCGGAATGGAACCAAGGTACCAAGACAATGTCCCTAAAGGACTTTTATGGGAAGAGATCTCATCTTCCATGAAGAGAATGGGATACAACAGAAACGCAAAGAGATGCAAAGAGAAATgggaaaacataaacaaatactACAAGAAAGTTAAAGAAAGCAACAAGGAACGTCCTCAAGATGCCAAGACCTGTCCTTACTTTCACCGCCTCGATCTTCTTTACCGCAACAAAGTCCTTGGAAGCGGTGGCAGTTCTAGCGCTTCTGCTCTACCTCATCAAGACCAAATATCAACGGTACAAAAGCAGAGTCCGGTCTCTGCAGTGAAGCCCCCACAAGGAGTTGTTACCGTCGGGTCAGCTTCAAGTGAGGGAGAAGAACCTAGAGAGGAAAGTCCGCAAGAAACAGAGAAG AAGACCTTGTGA